ccgaaatgtttagaatggttttaataaatagaaccagagaataaacagaaaggaattaatgaacaagggccttttgccAAATGAGTCTAGAGTGcaaaatctttggtcactacgagtcagttgatctggagacatcatacgagaaagatataccttctacgtgcgataataaaaaattaaagttgatagttaaatcgtttttatattattgagacaatccctatccataatccaatacttCATCTTCAGATAATTCCACTACCTTAGGCGAGtttcccaaagatatgaatTAAAAACTGTTCGCAACCTCGAGTGGATTTCTCTTAACCGTTCCCTTGAACTACAATATTATCACatattttttgtggaaaaaaaacagtAAAATATTGTGAAGAATTATCGACAAAAGAAAAACAGTAAAATATTGTGAGCCAAATTTACGAAGACGATAAccacaaaaaattttaatattcctTGTAGAAACCCCTCGAAAATTCACCCTAGAGATCCCTAATTTCATATTCGTCCCTCTCATATTAAATTAACCACCACTTCTCCTCAGACTAAAGAAGAATGACAAGAAAAACGAGGCTCGAATCAAAATGGATTCTCCCCAATTGCAAGCAGAAGAAAAACGTCGTCGGCTGCTAATAAAACAACAACAAACAGAGGAACGTCTCAAAATGTTGGAATCAAAAAAGAAAGACCAGAAGGAACGAGTAATTCTGCGTGCAAAAGTACGTGCTGAACATCTCAAACAAAGAAGGAGGTGCGTATGGGAGAGAGACCGTCAAAAAATCGTCAAAGTGCTTCTGAAGTGGAGACAGAAAGACCGCGACAGGAACAAGAGACAGAGGAAGTCCCTCCGTGAAGCCGACGAAGCTAGACGTGAAGCTACTGAAAAAAAGTATATGGGACTAAGAATAAAATCAAACACTGCGGAATATTAACAAGTCTGTGACAACTTTACAGGTGGATGGAACGTGAGAGGTACCAAGAGTGGCtattaacaattgaaaaattcctccTAGAATATGCCCAGGGTGAGGCTAAGaggaatattgaaaaatacatgaAGAAAGTGGAGCGAGAGTGCGACAGAATAAGAAGTAAAAATCATTATCTAAATTTCTTATGATGAAGATCGATATGTTCAGAACACCGAATGAATtcgggaaaaaattttcattggaccCAGAAAATTGCAAAGtaccaatgaaaattaatttcagttGAATGATTTCATGATTTGCAAGATTTCCAAGCATCTGTTTTGGACAATAACATACGCATCATTAATGTTTTATGAGTTAGTTCATTTGTTATCAGTCATAATGGAATAGTTGAAACCAAACTACCCCTTCGCATAAATCAAGCATTTCTCTCTGGAGGAAAATACGTACAATAACAGTGCAGCATAATAACCAGTAACTGCTACAAATGATGTCTTGTCAGTAgaaaactgaatattttttttaacaactaAATCTACTCATGCAACGCAAATGTTCCACATCACATGGGCATTGAATGAACTCTATGTATATCATTCAATTGCTTTTAAATAATGTAGCTAGTGATTTTGTGGGTACAAACAagattttttcggaaaaagATTTTTTCGATATAAACGAATATGTTCTCCTATCATTCTATATTCGCACACAAAACAGAAGTTGAGAATTATCAAAAAAGAAATTGTTAGatttaaatttgaatgaatttgtAGAGATTCCTCaaataatgactgttttcgaTAACAACAAAATATGATGGGACTCTGATACAAAACATTGAGATATTGTTCTTTAACAATGCAAAGGTCCTTCGTAAAGAGAAGTATCACAAGAAACGTTTTCTAAAACAGCTGATCAAAAACTTTTGACACAacttttgttttcttttcaaGTGTCCACTTCCTATGTTCCCTCGtttaaacaatattattattaaacaatattattttggCATCAGTTGTAAAAGTCACACGGTTATTTTTCTTCcagaaaatatcgaaaatcaCTCAAAATTCCTGGCGTGTTACAAGATAAGACACTCCACCAGACCCCAAATATCGTGCTGCAAAATCGAGTCGACACCCAagagacttgaaaaaataatcaactctCGGGAATCAATTCAGGATGGGGAGTCACACACGGGCGAATGTGCAATGACAGAAGTATGCAGATGCAAT
The DNA window shown above is from Diachasmimorpha longicaudata isolate KC_UGA_2023 chromosome 7, iyDiaLong2, whole genome shotgun sequence and carries:
- the LOC135164888 gene encoding fibrous sheath-interacting protein 2 isoform X1; protein product: MRKRNSTVYTILRTIRQPTKLDEVISSVPKPKGAIPNFGLPKWKCTPLECKIPLVPGPEGAYYFSRNKIGKQLYKKSSRNAEFDLTDPNQYDIAFEYDSLHDRHLARYFSDEKTLLRMKKLGFITEDLDAICSVKEYNMYRKYMQKLHGENVKRELRRRGELEAEKRDLRAANREAHKEAAKLKKNDKKNEARIKMDSPQLQAEEKRRRLLIKQQQTEERLKMLESKKKDQKERVILRAKVRAEHLKQRRRCVWERDRQKIVKVLLKWRQKDRDRNKRQRKSLREADEARREATEKKWMERERYQEWLLTIEKFLLEYAQGEAKRNIEKYMKKVERECDRIRKNIENHSKFLACYKIRHSTRPQISCCKIESTPKRLEKIINSRESIQDGESHTGECAMTEVCRCNVGSEFCMDLRQPLV